A window of Pirellula sp. SH-Sr6A contains these coding sequences:
- a CDS encoding RNA polymerase sigma factor, producing MEEKSEQIDWGNAIDRHRRWLSTVIHSRLADHQAAEDVLQEVALAAITQRSRPEDPAKIAPWLYRIALRKVINHHRSNGRRKKLLVGAADAGKGSELSDSPCPGEWLMKLESDSVVASAIQKLSSPDRQILLLKYTEGWGYQDLADHLGISIKTVEYRLLKARKALRAKLSTYYS from the coding sequence ATGGAAGAAAAATCGGAGCAGATCGATTGGGGCAATGCGATCGATAGACATCGTCGCTGGTTGTCCACCGTCATCCATTCCCGGTTAGCGGACCACCAGGCGGCAGAAGACGTTTTGCAGGAAGTCGCACTTGCGGCCATCACACAACGCAGCCGACCTGAGGATCCCGCAAAGATTGCACCTTGGCTCTATCGCATTGCCTTGCGAAAAGTCATCAATCATCACCGATCCAACGGCAGGCGAAAAAAACTGCTGGTGGGTGCGGCCGACGCGGGAAAAGGTTCCGAATTATCGGACTCTCCCTGCCCGGGAGAGTGGCTGATGAAGTTGGAAAGTGATTCGGTCGTCGCCAGCGCTATCCAAAAGCTATCCTCTCCAGACCGCCAAATCCTACTCCTCAAATACACCGAAGGTTGGGGGTACCAGGATCTGGCTGATCACCTTGGAATTTCAATTAAGACAGTTGAATATCGCTTGCTCAAAGCCCGAAAGGCCTTGAGGGCAAAGCTGTCCACTTATTATTCGTAG